A stretch of DNA from Catenulispora acidiphila DSM 44928:
ACGGCACGGCCGGCGTCCGGAAGGCACGCGGCAGGTCCGGGCGGGTGCGTCGCAGGATGATGACACCGAGGGAGACCAGGATGAAGGCGGCCAGCGTGCCGATGTTCACCAGCTCGGCCAGCGCCTTGAGCGGGATGACGGCGGCGAAGCAGGCGACGACCAGACCCAGCAGGATCGTGGACCGGTAGGGCGTCTTGAACTTCGGGTGGACGCGGGAGAAGGACTGCGGGAGCAGGCCGTCGCGGCTCATGGCGAAGAACACTCGGGACTGGCCCATGAGCAGCAGCAAGGTGACCGAGGTCAGACCCGCGACCGCGCCGGCGCTGATGAAGCCGCTGAGCCAGTGCGCGCCGGTGGCGTTGAAGGCGTCTGCCAGCGGCGCCTTCTCCGACAGCAGGCTGTACTTCTGCATACCGGTGACGACCAGCGTGACGCTGACGTACAGCACCGTGCACACCGCGAGCGAGGCCAGGATGCCGCGCGGCAGGTCCCGCTGCGGCTTCTTGACCTCCTCGGCGGCGGTGGCCACGACGTCGAAGCCGATGAAGGCGAAGAATACGACCGCGGCCGCGGTGAAGATGCCCATCACGCCGAACGCGCCGGGGGCGAAGCCCAGGTGCTGGATGAGCGGCTGCGCGCCGCCGGTCTCGGTGCTCGCCGCCTTGCTCGTCGGCGGAATGAAGGGGTGGTAGTTCGAACCCTTGATGAAGAACAGCCCGGCGACGATGACCAGCAGCACCACGGCCACCTTCACCGCGACGATCACGGTGGTGAACCGCGCCGACTGCTTGACGCCGACCACCAGCAGCGCCGTCACGGCCAGCACCAACAGCGCGGCCGGGAGGTTGAGCCCCCAGTGGTTGTCCGTGCCGCCGCCGATGGAGGTCGGGAAGTGGATCCCGATGTCACTGAGCAGCGTCTGGAT
This window harbors:
- a CDS encoding amino acid permease → MNTQNAAKGLLRTKSIEDTIQETNDSERSLKRELSALDLTVYGIGVIIGTGIFVLTGTAAKQYAGPAVALSFVAAGIVCALAALCYAEFASTVPVAGSAYTFSYASLGEFPAWLIGWDLILELALGAAVVAVGWSGYIQTLLSDIGIHFPTSIGGGTDNHWGLNLPAALLVLAVTALLVVGVKQSARFTTVIVAVKVAVVLLVIVAGLFFIKGSNYHPFIPPTSKAASTETGGAQPLIQHLGFAPGAFGVMGIFTAAAVVFFAFIGFDVVATAAEEVKKPQRDLPRGILASLAVCTVLYVSVTLVVTGMQKYSLLSEKAPLADAFNATGAHWLSGFISAGAVAGLTSVTLLLLMGQSRVFFAMSRDGLLPQSFSRVHPKFKTPYRSTILLGLVVACFAAVIPLKALAELVNIGTLAAFILVSLGVIILRRTRPDLPRAFRTPAVPYVPIAAILSCLWLMLNLPVNTWIRFGAWMAIGLVVYFGYSRRHATHAVERSSVERNAMERNATERNATAPSD